Proteins co-encoded in one Capsicum annuum cultivar UCD-10X-F1 chromosome 9, UCD10Xv1.1, whole genome shotgun sequence genomic window:
- the LOC107843056 gene encoding DNA-binding protein S1FA isoform X2 codes for MLLFSHSIFFSSLTRRYRLSPSLVVFFKTPILPSMDDNVKNMANDVEVKGLNPGLIVLIVIGGLVLTFLIGNYLLYMYAQKTLPPKKKKPVSKKKMKKERLKQGVSAPGE; via the exons ATGTTACTATTTAGTCACTCCATTTTCTTCTCGTCTCTCACTCGGCGATATCGCCTTTCTCCGTCGCTCGTCGTCTTTTTCAAAACTCCAATTTTGCCCTCCATGGATGATAATGTG AAGAATATGGCGAATGACGTTGAAGTGAAAGGACTCAACCCAGGATTAATCGTCTTAATTGTCATTGGTGGGCTCGTGTTGACATTCCTCATAGGGAACTACTTGCTTTACATGTATGCACAGAAAACCCTTCCTCCAAAGAAAAAGAAGCCCGTCtccaagaagaagatgaagaaggaaCGACTGAAGCAAGGTGTTTCCGCACCTGGAGAATAG
- the LOC107843056 gene encoding DNA-binding protein S1FA isoform X1, with the protein MLLFSHSIFFSSLTRRYRLSPSLVVFFKTPILPSMDDNKNMANDVEVKGLNPGLIVLIVIGGLVLTFLIGNYLLYMYAQKTLPPKKKKPVSKKKMKKERLKQGVSAPGE; encoded by the exons ATGTTACTATTTAGTCACTCCATTTTCTTCTCGTCTCTCACTCGGCGATATCGCCTTTCTCCGTCGCTCGTCGTCTTTTTCAAAACTCCAATTTTGCCCTCCATGGATGATAAT AAGAATATGGCGAATGACGTTGAAGTGAAAGGACTCAACCCAGGATTAATCGTCTTAATTGTCATTGGTGGGCTCGTGTTGACATTCCTCATAGGGAACTACTTGCTTTACATGTATGCACAGAAAACCCTTCCTCCAAAGAAAAAGAAGCCCGTCtccaagaagaagatgaagaaggaaCGACTGAAGCAAGGTGTTTCCGCACCTGGAGAATAG